From Echeneis naucrates chromosome 7, fEcheNa1.1, whole genome shotgun sequence, one genomic window encodes:
- the tmem9 gene encoding proton-transporting V-type ATPase complex assembly regulator TMEM9, whose product MLSGRSWSCIVAALVTLFLLDAAVFAQAKSFEDVRCKCICPPYRNITGHIYNRNVSQKDCNCLHVVEPMPVPGHDVEAYCLLCECKYEERSSNTIKVTIIIYLSVVGALLLYMLFLLLVDPLIRKHDPYTQPLHNEEDSEEMRPQVDSSQARGNTVLERVEGAQQRWKKQVQEQRKTVFDRHKMLS is encoded by the exons ATGTTGTCTGGTCGATCCTGGAGCTGCATCGTAGCCGCATTGGTGACCTTATTTCTgttggatgctgctgtttttgcacAGGCgaag AGTTTCGAGGATGTTCGCTGTAAGTGCATCTGCCCTCCATACAGAAACATCACTGGCCACATATATAACCGGAATGTCTCCCAGAAGGATTG TAACTGCCTCCATGTAGTGGAGCCCATGCCAGTGCCCGGCCATGACGTTGAGGCTTACTGTCTGCTGTGTGAGTGCAAGTATGAGGAACGAAGCAGCAACACTATCAAG GTAACCATCATTATTTACCTGTCGGTTGTGGGTGCACTGCTGCTCTAcatgctgtttctgctgctggttgATCCTCTTATCCGCAAACATGACCCCTACACCCAGCCACTGCATAATGAAGAGGACTCTGAG GAGATGCGCCCGCAGGTGGACAGCAGCCAGGCAAGAGGAAACACAGTGCTGGAGCGGGTTGAGGGAGCACAGCAGCGCTGGAAAAAACAGGTCCAGGAACAGCGCAAGACTGTTTTTGACCGCCACAAGATGCTTAGTTAA